In Chryseobacterium gotjawalense, the following are encoded in one genomic region:
- a CDS encoding polymorphic toxin type 23 domain-containing protein, with product MAAVSFVVGYVTHGIMTGQWGWSAVKAGFQFAIMGWLSYNTAGLAGTGNQAMWNFIGNSAINSAISCIIPPMNLSIGDFDFSISPSIAIGKGWGFGANVSATFHAGDFAISGGFGLMHYGGHAGSGKAGWEYRKSVQFNYSSKAFSISIGTNKWTGLHEQQTGILGLGSGDFSLTYENDGSPFDKVGGYLGDGNDRYRTAAMTINVGDFHAGFNLFTGERTKDSYAEFGGSDAQRMKEGACYSNGACLPHSYVEEKGLRYRLGAAYIGWGNYRLGVDSDRHVRHPIQNIMAHSWVSPQPGFEVLSTNIKPYFQYQTRNIFTSW from the coding sequence GTGGCAGCGGTAAGTTTTGTGGTAGGATATGTCACTCATGGTATCATGACTGGACAATGGGGATGGAGTGCTGTAAAGGCAGGATTTCAGTTTGCAATAATGGGTTGGCTTAGTTATAACACTGCAGGATTGGCTGGAACTGGAAATCAGGCAATGTGGAATTTTATAGGAAATTCTGCCATCAATTCTGCTATTTCTTGTATTATTCCGCCAATGAATTTATCCATTGGAGATTTTGATTTTAGCATATCCCCAAGTATTGCAATTGGTAAGGGTTGGGGATTTGGTGCAAATGTAAGTGCGACATTTCATGCAGGTGATTTCGCTATATCGGGAGGGTTTGGCTTAATGCATTACGGAGGACATGCAGGAAGTGGAAAAGCAGGTTGGGAATATAGAAAATCTGTCCAATTTAATTATAGCAGTAAAGCTTTCAGTATCAGTATAGGTACTAATAAATGGACTGGTTTACATGAACAACAAACTGGAATTCTCGGTTTGGGTAGTGGTGATTTTTCTCTTACTTACGAAAATGATGGAAGTCCTTTCGATAAAGTAGGAGGGTATTTGGGAGATGGTAATGACCGATATAGAACTGCTGCAATGACGATAAACGTAGGCGATTTTCATGCTGGATTTAATTTATTTACAGGAGAACGAACAAAGGATAGTTATGCTGAATTCGGAGGATCTGATGCTCAAAGAATGAAAGAAGGGGCTTGTTATAGCAACGGAGCTTGTTTACCTCATAGTTATGTAGAGGAAAAAGGACTAAGATATAGATTGGGTGCTGCATACATAGGTTGGGGAAATTACAGACTAGGTGTTGATTCTGATAGACATGTAAGACATCCTATACAAAATATTATGGCACATAGCTGGGTGTCTCCTCAGCCTGGCTTTGAAGTGCTATCAACAAATATAAAGCCTTATTTTCAATATCAAACCCGAAATATATTTACATCATGGTGA
- a CDS encoding RHS repeat-associated core domain-containing protein, whose translation MKKFYLLITILVFNFVFSQNTSFHDTQGNIEVNGGGQLQYTLPIALPPGIKSVGPQVNLIYTSGGGNGIAGYGWNLSGITSITRMGKTIEKDGEVAGIKLDYSDYYSFNGQRLIYKSGGNGPGQDGANGSFYTTEKYSNIKVKAIGSITGQEWKGPEYWEVTFEDGSQAWYGNTTTGSNNATTPVEYNIVKWKDAQGNYISYNYNKINNVATISDIQWGGNEAISGKTHFNKIQFNYSSRNLLEVSYVKGVQFTQDRLLQNIVVSTNGSQFKKYHIEYDSTVNVDDDPNKIIGYQFVKSIKEFNSNNEEANPVSFSTKPLTTNIQEKPFGDFQNVITSGDYNGDGLVDFIVKQAAQNGKPEGYYIYFDAVNNVSPSYVYLGVSSNFQYYRLLTFNIKSADNYVKTKQGLILIKSLDTDYHTTPNIELIYYSVNSDSSVLNTTNNPLVVEYTKTIVDSKYKFVDSYYPPYSTPANYGISNYSSLELAKEADINSDGISELIFAIKDSRCFKSQIAPNNWSCNDLGFRYAIVDNDTLQDDTLALLNNPTTKNILSKGSIMDFDNDGGQDIMFIERDPYNTNTNVSFATKNRYTGNIVNQTVSTPLNRIYQYSLRRIYKGFYSLYLKDTYFVKGLTGAIQFADLNGDRNIEILAPLTKITSFSGADADNVTGWSIYLNNGSGLSEFCQGFQEYYENENPTNSYQQYSYPGVTDIDNDGKSEFFNFYAGYNMQGNGFSNTSLWKLSEFRYNSNNSQFKWTYKSENVFSNGKGGTSMSPIYGDFRINGSNSKILFISKSLTDANDRKIISYHSYNLGVNKNISTITQGGITTNIEYKELDPEVNPNLYAPLKKEQYPYMEMDKVSQSYAVSRLTQEGRTQDFRYRGLITHLQGRGMIGFRQTARSTWYADGMENTKIWSGAEIDPLNEGLPIKEWSIKPISVTPELQELEIFPENISVDTPNLLNYKQTTYQTDIITGLAYKAIKVIVPIQNTTKDFLKDIATTNTITYDNYYLPKQTISKVNNDFAISTTNLEYLNNSTGTGKDYFIGRPLSKTVSMTVYGDTKGSKEEYSYNSNNLLEYLTKYDQNYAQNTAGWIKEKYTYDEGNTAGFGNITKKEITNSVDLNAIIVTTKAEYEAKGRFVTKTTDNLGLEENITYNDWGQVLTKTDPLNNNITNTYDSWGKLQTSSTNIGGTASYQYESFTLAGKVGKKVTEISPDGNLKVSFTNNLGQNYKVLTKAFEQNKYVAKETRYDGLGRKTYESEPYFSTISPNYGGLSGNTISYDDTVFPTKVTVQTANSGKKIETSISGRTTTIVEKNGYGRTYIKATDAIGNLILSTDPGGTITYTYNAAGQQTKAQYAENAVTTSYDEWGRKSEFYDPANGKYEYKYTNFGEIKEETSRKGYKQYLYKPNGLLDQIIEKSKDGTSTDKSYNFSYDPNTKQLTLKSGTANGKTYVTSYSYRPDGRLGWTTEYIAGKEFFKQNIVYDQYGRVSRYDQGLVSSGVTTTVAIQNIYNTWDGSLYQLKQESTNKILWELQTTNAKGQALTAKLGAAQITNTYSPSGFISTAKHTSPLSSIVDNYYMFDAVKNELVVRYSYIFGINETFTYDNNNRLINWTNPKTGQQSSNTYDDKGRITVNDQLGNIGYTIGGNIYRASNINLNANGLANYGIDGTNILLQNITYNENNDPIKIRGRQNDYAFEYGLSESRQIMSYGGKFEDSQNAKFTKYYSEDGSMEIIKNNQTQEEKHILYIGGSPYESNIVYFRYRHQDTGSFYFLHKDYLGSILAVADKSGYVIEQRHYDAWGNFTNLKIVGSNQNPDTYSDKLLVSRGYTSHEHLAGVGLIHMNGRLYDPLLRRFLNADENIQDPTNTQNYNKYGYVMNNPLMYNDPSGEFFVAGFFLTYIAPIIWGAIVGAGIGAAMYVVQGLFTNNWSLGGFAKSVLLGAITGGVSGGIANIFQAAGFWGTVGVGSLSGGATGGITSIMSGQNFFEGLLKGAVIGGAVGAVSYGLGKLFSNPNGNQAISEIKRDDLISSNSVASGDSQKYSYGTIKEFEKGFGSLGNSGVEKYYLQAPSGYSVAQDSSFYKMTWLQKNFGYGGIPEHSNVLGVTVGKNIYLSKAAFATKSLLTETITHEVGHVILNNSTEFILANTASNITGKFSQSLDTWGHVAIRKMTSSLSNLNPWFTRMNIPTYFFLNSKSQLDKLLLPLIKSFNY comes from the coding sequence ATGAAGAAGTTCTATCTTTTAATTACAATACTTGTTTTCAATTTTGTTTTTTCACAAAACACCTCCTTTCATGATACTCAAGGAAACATAGAGGTCAACGGAGGGGGACAACTTCAATATACTTTACCTATAGCATTACCTCCAGGAATAAAGAGTGTTGGTCCGCAAGTCAATTTAATTTATACGAGTGGTGGCGGAAACGGTATCGCAGGTTATGGTTGGAATCTTTCTGGAATAACAAGTATTACCCGAATGGGAAAAACTATCGAAAAAGATGGTGAAGTTGCAGGGATAAAATTAGATTATAGCGATTACTATAGTTTCAATGGTCAAAGACTTATTTATAAAAGTGGAGGAAACGGTCCTGGTCAAGATGGAGCGAATGGTTCTTTTTACACTACAGAGAAATATTCTAATATAAAGGTTAAAGCAATAGGAAGTATTACAGGGCAAGAATGGAAAGGACCAGAATATTGGGAGGTAACTTTTGAAGATGGCTCTCAGGCATGGTATGGTAATACAACCACAGGATCAAATAATGCGACCACCCCAGTTGAATATAATATTGTGAAATGGAAAGATGCTCAAGGAAATTATATCTCTTACAATTATAATAAAATTAATAACGTCGCAACAATTAGTGATATTCAGTGGGGTGGGAATGAGGCGATATCAGGGAAAACACATTTTAATAAAATTCAGTTTAATTATTCAAGTCGTAATTTATTAGAAGTTTCTTATGTAAAAGGTGTACAATTTACACAAGATAGGCTTTTACAAAATATCGTTGTTTCTACCAATGGAAGCCAGTTTAAAAAGTATCATATTGAATATGATAGTACGGTAAATGTTGATGATGATCCAAATAAAATAATTGGTTATCAGTTTGTAAAAAGCATCAAGGAATTTAATTCAAACAATGAGGAAGCAAATCCTGTTTCTTTTTCTACAAAACCACTTACAACAAATATTCAAGAAAAACCATTTGGGGATTTTCAAAATGTAATTACGTCGGGTGATTATAATGGAGATGGTTTGGTTGACTTCATCGTGAAACAAGCAGCACAAAATGGTAAACCCGAAGGATATTATATTTATTTTGATGCTGTAAATAATGTGAGTCCTTCCTATGTTTATCTAGGGGTCAGTTCTAATTTTCAGTACTACAGATTATTGACATTTAATATAAAGTCTGCCGATAATTATGTAAAAACAAAACAAGGTTTAATACTAATTAAATCTTTAGACACAGATTATCATACAACACCAAATATTGAATTAATCTATTACTCCGTAAATAGTGATTCTTCAGTACTAAATACTACTAATAATCCATTAGTTGTAGAGTATACAAAAACTATAGTTGATAGCAAGTATAAATTTGTAGATTCTTATTATCCTCCATATTCTACACCTGCTAACTATGGCATCTCCAATTATTCTAGTTTGGAATTAGCAAAAGAAGCTGACATCAATTCTGATGGTATTTCTGAACTCATTTTTGCAATAAAAGATTCAAGATGTTTCAAAAGTCAAATAGCACCTAATAACTGGTCTTGCAATGATTTAGGATTTCGATATGCAATAGTTGATAACGATACATTGCAGGATGATACATTAGCCCTATTAAACAATCCTACAACTAAAAATATTTTAAGCAAAGGGTCTATCATGGATTTTGATAATGATGGCGGTCAAGATATCATGTTCATTGAGCGGGATCCTTATAACACCAATACTAATGTTAGTTTTGCTACTAAAAATAGATATACAGGAAATATAGTTAATCAAACTGTTTCAACACCATTAAATAGAATTTATCAGTACTCCCTAAGAAGAATTTATAAAGGATTTTATTCCCTCTATCTTAAGGATACATATTTTGTAAAGGGATTAACGGGAGCAATTCAGTTTGCGGACTTAAACGGTGATAGAAATATTGAAATACTTGCGCCATTAACTAAAATTACATCTTTTTCAGGCGCTGATGCTGATAATGTTACAGGATGGTCTATTTATCTAAATAATGGTTCTGGTTTGTCAGAGTTTTGTCAAGGATTTCAAGAATATTACGAAAATGAAAATCCAACAAATTCTTACCAACAATATTCTTATCCAGGAGTTACTGATATTGATAATGATGGCAAATCAGAATTTTTTAATTTCTATGCAGGGTATAATATGCAAGGAAATGGGTTTAGTAACACTTCTCTGTGGAAATTGAGTGAATTTAGATATAACTCCAATAATTCGCAATTCAAATGGACTTATAAAAGCGAAAATGTATTTTCTAATGGAAAAGGTGGCACTTCTATGAGTCCTATTTATGGTGATTTTAGGATAAATGGCAGTAATTCAAAAATACTATTTATTTCGAAATCATTGACGGATGCGAACGATAGAAAAATAATAAGTTATCACAGTTATAATCTTGGTGTTAATAAAAATATTTCCACTATTACCCAAGGCGGGATAACAACCAATATCGAATACAAAGAACTCGATCCCGAAGTAAATCCAAATCTCTATGCACCTTTAAAAAAGGAGCAATATCCGTATATGGAAATGGATAAAGTTTCTCAATCTTACGCAGTTTCTCGGCTGACTCAAGAAGGCAGAACACAAGATTTTCGATACAGGGGATTAATAACCCATCTGCAAGGTCGAGGAATGATCGGCTTCCGCCAAACAGCCCGTTCCACTTGGTACGCCGATGGGATGGAAAATACAAAAATATGGAGCGGTGCAGAAATAGATCCACTCAATGAGGGATTGCCTATAAAAGAGTGGAGTATCAAACCGATAAGTGTAACACCCGAACTACAGGAACTTGAGATTTTCCCTGAGAATATTTCTGTTGATACTCCTAACCTCCTGAATTATAAACAAACTACTTACCAAACAGATATCATAACAGGACTGGCTTATAAAGCCATAAAAGTTATTGTACCAATACAAAACACTACCAAAGATTTTCTCAAAGACATTGCCACCACCAACACTATCACTTACGATAATTACTATTTGCCGAAACAAACAATCTCCAAGGTTAACAATGATTTTGCAATATCCACAACTAATCTAGAATATCTTAATAACTCTACTGGTACCGGAAAAGACTATTTTATCGGTCGACCACTTTCCAAAACAGTGAGTATGACGGTGTATGGAGATACTAAAGGATCAAAAGAAGAATATAGTTATAATTCTAATAATCTTTTAGAATATCTTACTAAATACGATCAAAACTATGCACAAAACACCGCGGGTTGGATCAAAGAAAAATACACTTATGACGAAGGAAATACCGCAGGTTTCGGAAATATCACTAAAAAGGAAATCACCAATAGTGTAGATCTAAACGCAATTATAGTTACTACTAAAGCAGAGTATGAAGCCAAAGGCAGATTTGTCACTAAAACAACAGATAATCTCGGATTAGAAGAGAATATTACTTATAACGATTGGGGGCAGGTTCTAACAAAGACAGATCCTCTAAATAATAACATTACCAATACTTATGACAGTTGGGGTAAATTACAGACTTCATCTACTAACATTGGTGGTACAGCAAGTTATCAATATGAAAGTTTTACTCTTGCAGGAAAAGTAGGAAAGAAAGTAACCGAAATAAGTCCCGACGGAAACCTTAAAGTAAGTTTCACCAATAACCTTGGGCAAAATTATAAAGTTCTTACCAAAGCTTTTGAACAAAATAAATATGTAGCTAAAGAAACAAGGTACGATGGTCTGGGTAGAAAAACTTACGAAAGCGAACCCTATTTTTCAACAATTTCTCCAAACTATGGTGGATTATCAGGTAATACCATTTCTTATGATGATACCGTATTCCCTACCAAAGTTACGGTGCAGACGGCAAATAGTGGTAAAAAAATAGAAACTTCCATCAGCGGAAGAACCACAACAATTGTCGAAAAAAACGGCTACGGAAGAACCTACATAAAAGCTACCGATGCCATCGGGAATCTCATTTTATCCACCGATCCTGGTGGAACTATTACCTACACTTATAATGCAGCAGGGCAACAAACCAAAGCGCAGTATGCCGAAAATGCTGTAACAACTTCCTATGATGAATGGGGTAGAAAATCTGAATTCTATGATCCTGCAAATGGCAAATATGAATATAAGTACACCAATTTTGGCGAGATAAAAGAAGAAACAAGCAGAAAAGGATATAAGCAGTATCTTTATAAACCAAATGGATTATTGGATCAAATAATCGAAAAATCCAAAGATGGAACAAGCACTGATAAAAGTTATAACTTTTCATATGATCCTAATACAAAACAACTCACTTTAAAGTCTGGAACTGCCAACGGAAAAACATATGTCACCTCCTATTCATACAGACCTGATGGAAGATTGGGTTGGACTACCGAATATATAGCCGGAAAAGAATTCTTCAAGCAAAATATTGTATATGACCAATATGGTCGTGTTTCGAGATATGATCAGGGTTTAGTTTCTAGTGGGGTAACAACAACTGTTGCAATCCAAAACATATACAACACTTGGGATGGTTCTCTTTATCAATTAAAACAAGAAAGCACCAATAAAATTCTTTGGGAACTGCAAACCACCAATGCAAAAGGACAAGCTCTTACTGCCAAATTGGGAGCTGCACAAATCACCAATACATATTCTCCTAGTGGATTTATTTCTACAGCAAAACATACCTCTCCGCTGTCCTCCATTGTCGATAATTATTATATGTTCGATGCAGTGAAGAATGAGTTAGTAGTCAGGTACAGCTATATTTTCGGGATTAATGAAACATTTACTTACGATAATAATAACCGGCTTATTAATTGGACAAATCCCAAAACTGGTCAACAATCATCGAATACCTACGATGATAAGGGAAGAATTACGGTAAACGACCAACTTGGAAATATTGGATATACCATTGGCGGAAATATCTACCGTGCTTCAAACATAAATCTTAATGCCAATGGTCTTGCCAACTACGGAATTGACGGAACAAACATTTTGCTTCAAAACATCACCTATAATGAAAACAATGATCCCATAAAAATTAGAGGTCGCCAAAATGATTATGCCTTTGAATACGGTTTAAGCGAAAGTCGCCAGATCATGAGCTACGGAGGCAAATTTGAAGATTCTCAAAATGCGAAATTCACTAAATACTATAGTGAAGATGGCAGTATGGAAATCATTAAGAACAACCAAACTCAAGAAGAAAAACATATACTCTATATTGGCGGTTCTCCTTATGAATCGAATATTGTTTATTTTAGATACAGACACCAAGATACCGGATCTTTTTATTTCTTACACAAAGATTATCTAGGTAGCATTTTAGCAGTTGCAGATAAATCAGGTTATGTAATAGAACAGCGTCACTATGATGCTTGGGGAAATTTCACTAACCTAAAAATCGTAGGTTCAAACCAAAACCCAGATACTTATTCAGATAAACTTTTAGTTAGTCGCGGCTATACTTCTCACGAGCATCTTGCAGGAGTTGGCTTAATCCACATGAATGGTCGTTTGTATGACCCTCTTTTGAGAAGATTCTTAAATGCTGATGAAAACATACAAGACCCAACAAATACGCAGAACTACAACAAGTATGGATATGTGATGAATAACCCGTTGATGTATAATGATCCAAGTGGGGAGTTTTTTGTAGCTGGTTTTTTCCTTACTTATATTGCTCCTATTATTTGGGGTGCAATTGTGGGAGCAGGAATTGGAGCCGCAATGTATGTAGTTCAAGGTCTTTTCACTAATAATTGGAGTTTAGGTGGTTTTGCAAAATCTGTTTTGTTGGGTGCAATTACGGGGGGAGTTTCGGGTGGTATAGCCAATATATTTCAAGCCGCAGGATTTTGGGGCACAGTTGGTGTCGGTTCATTATCTGGTGGTGCTACTGGAGGTATAACTTCTATAATGAGTGGGCAAAACTTTTTTGAAGGTTTATTGAAAGGTGCTGTGATTGGAGGTGCTGTTGGTGCTGTGAGCTATGGGTTAGGGAAACTTTTTTCAAACCCAAATGGAAATCAAGCAATCAGTGAGATTAAGCGAGATGATTTAATTAGTTCAAATTCAGTTGCCAGCGGAGATTCACAAAAATATTCATATGGCACGATAAAAGAGTTTGAAAAGGGTTTTGGGAGCTTAGGAAATAGTGGGGTAGAAAAATATTATTTGCAAGCACCTTCAGGATATAGTGTAGCTCAAGATAGTTCGTTCTATAAAATGACATGGCTTCAGAAAAATTTTGGATATGGAGGTATTCCTGAACACTCTAACGTTTTAGGGGTTACTGTTGGCAAAAATATTTATCTCTCCAAAGCCGCATTCGCAACAAAATCTTTACTTACGGAAACAATTACTCATGAGGTAGGTCACGTAATATTAAATAATTCCACTGAGTTTATATTAGCAAATACTGCAAGTAATATTACGGGTAAATTCTCACAATCACTGGATACATGGGGGCATGTTGCAATTAGAAAGATGACCTCTTCTTTGTCAAACCTAAATCCATGGTTTACTCGGATGAACATACCAACATATTTTTTCTTGAATTCAAAGTCACAATTAGACAAATTACTATTACCTCTTATTAAATCTTTTAATTATTAA